Proteins encoded in a region of the Populus nigra chromosome 3, ddPopNigr1.1, whole genome shotgun sequence genome:
- the LOC133689731 gene encoding actin-66-like, with amino-acid sequence MDFLESRPIVCDNGSGLMKAGFAGDDVPCVVFPNLIGRPRNKHAMVSMGQKDMYFGDEAEARRGVLSLSYPIHHGIVRCWEGIESVWEHTFDQELRVSTEEHPVLLTEAPLNPKINREKMVEIMFEGFNIPATYIAIQAVLSLYASGRTTGIVMDSGEGVTHVVPIYEGYALPHAIHRLDLAGKDITDYLTKILAEDGYIFTSTAEKEIARDIKERISYVAMDFERELETSRKSPALDKQYELPDGQVITIGAVQFKCPEVLFDPSRVGMDSGGVHEIVVRSISRCDVDIRREMFGNVVLSGGTTVIPGLAERLAKEVSSLAPPGVRVRVVAPPDRKYSVWIGGSILGSLSTFQQMWISKEEYMESGSSIVHMKCF; translated from the exons ATGGATTTCTTAGAAAGCAGGCCAATTGTCTGCGACAATGGATCAGGCTTAATGAAG GCTGGTTTTGCCGGTGATGATGTTCCATGTGTGGTATTCCCCAATTTAATAGGCCGACCACGAAACAAGCATGCAATGGTCAGCATGGGACAAAAGGATATGTATTTTGGAGACGAAGCAGAAGCAAGGCGTGGAGTTCTTAGTTTAAGCTACCCCATACATCATGGAATTGTGAGATGCTGGGAAGGAATTGAAAGCGTTTGGGAGCATACCTTTGATCAGGAGCTCCGAGTCTCCACAGAGGAGCATCCTGTTCTTTTAACAGAGGCTCCACTCAATCCCAAAATTAACAGAGAAAAGATGGTGGAGATCATGTTTGAAGGTTTTAACATTCCTGCAACCTATATAGCCATCCAGGCGGTTTTATCCTTGTATGCCAGTGGCCGAACTACAG GTATTGTTATGGACTCTGGAGAAGGTGTGACTCATGTAGTTCCAATATACGAGGGCTATGCGCTGCCACACGCCATCCATAGACTTGACTTGGCAGGAAAGGACATTACGGACTACCTCACCAAAATCCTAGCTGAAGACGGCTACATTTTCACCTCTACAGCCGAGAAAGAAATTGCTAGAGACATCAAGGAGCGAATTTCCTACGTGGCAATGGATTTTGAAAGAGAGCTTGAAACATCAAGGAAAAGTCCAGCACTAGACAAACAATATGAATTGCCGGATGGACAAGTCATAACCATTGGAGCTGTGCAGTTCAAGTGCCCGGAAGTTCTGTTTGATCCGAGTAGAGTAGGAATGGATTCAGGTGGTGTGCATGAGATTGTGGTGAGGTCAATCAGCAGGTGTGATGTAGACATCAGAAGAGAGATGTTTGGGAATGTGGTGCTTAGTGGGGGTACCACTGTAATACCAGGCCTCGCTGAAAGGTTGGCCAAAGAGGTCAGCTCATTGGCGCCTCCTGGTGTGAGGGTACGAGTGGTTGCTCCACCAGATAGGAAGTACAGTGTTTGGATTGGTGGCTCCATCTTGGGTTCTTTAAGCACCTTTCAGCAG